AAAACTTTTTTGTGTTGTTTTTTCGAAGAACCCAATAAATAAAAGCATAAAATCTTTTGCTGTTTAAACCCATTAAATCTATAATCTGTGTTCTAGAAAAACAACCTGTATTTCACCTTCTTTCCCTCATTTTGAAGCAACAAATCCTAATAAATTAGTTTAATCGTAGGTATTACACTCAATAAATGAAAAGCAGACAAACAACTCCTCCCGTGAAAAAAATCAAACTAATTtacaaaacaaaacaaaacaaaagcAACATCAACTAATTCaaatgaagaaagaaaGGAAATATCAACGCATTATAATAAGATTGAGACATTGACAATAATAATTGGAACCACAATGATCTGCTATCATCGTAAATATGCTGGCTTTTTTAGCTAATACCAGCTTCATGCAAAAAAACCAAGTGTATACTTAGCTTGAGCGCTTGGTGGTATCTCACCACCAAGACGCATTAGAGGAGGCATTGCCGTAGCTGCCACCACCGTTAGAGCGGCCAGCTCCACCGGCACTTCCAGAGTTGTAACCACCGTTACCACTACCACCCCAGCTAGTTTGGCCCCAGCTTCCACCACTGCTTCCACCATTGCCCCAGTTGGATCCACCGGATCCACCAGCTCCACCGGATCTTCTAAAGTCTCTGATTGGACCTCTTCCACCTCTGCTAGATCCGCCTCTACTGGAACCACCCCTCATGCCACCAGACGATTCTCTGGAGATCTTTTGCAAAAAGTCGGGGATTTCTTGGTTGGCTTCTCCTAATAATTCAACTAAACCTTTAACaatgtttttgttgtttctgttgaagaaggcaGTGGCAATACCAACATTACCAGCTCTACCAGTTCTACCGATTCTGTGGACATagtcatcaatatcattggGCAAGTCATAGTTGACAACGTGATGGACATTTGGAATATCCAAACCTCTGGCAGCCACAGCAGTAGCAACCAAAATTGGAGCCTTACCACTCTTGAAAGAGGCCAAAGCCTTTTCTCTTTCGTATTGAGATCTGTCACCGTGAATGGCAGTGGCTGGGAATTCTTGATCGTACAAGAAATCGGCCAAGTTATCGGCCATTCTCTTAGTCTCGGTGAAAATAATAGTCAAACCATTTTCGTCGGCACTCAATAAGTCCAATAAAACAGACTTCTTTTCGTCGTCCTCAACGTACAAGATCTTTTGAGTAATATTTTCGGAGGTAGAACCAACTCTACCAACAGACAAAAAGATGTagtccttcaagaaatctctGGCTAATAATTGGATATCTCTTGGGAAAGTAGCGGAGAACATCAAGGTTTGTCTGTCTTGGACACCAGGCATATCACATTCTTGGACAATGTGTCTAATTTGAGGTTCGAAACCCATATCCAACATTCTATCGGCTTCATCTAAGACCAAATATTTGATGTTGGCCAAAGAGACACGGCCTCTTTCTAACAAATCCTTCAAACGACCTGGAGTGGCAACCAATAAGTCGCAACctctttccaagttcttcaattgaGGGTAGATGTCAGCACCACCGTATACAACCACTGGTTTCACCCAGGATCTGTAAGAAAATTTCTTTGCTTCTTCATAAATTTGGGAAACCAATTCTCTGGTTGGAGCCATGACCAAAGCAGTTGGATACACCTTATGGGAGGAGAAAGCACCAGACATTTCAGGAATAGTGGCTGGTCCATTCATATAGGATTCAGACAAAACTGGGAATAAGAATCCACCAGTCTTACCGGAACCAGTTTGGGCACAAGCCATCAAATCTCTACCACCAGCAACAATAGGCACAGAGTATTTTTGTACTGGAGTTGGCTTGGTAAATCTTGACAAGATGACATTTTCAACCAACAATGGGTCCAAAGGTGGAGCTGTGAAAGCAGTGATAGGTTCTGGGACGTCGTTACCAGTAGCTTCGACAGGAATATCATCATAACTGTCAAAGTTAATACCCGAAGATTGGAAAGTAGGGTCTTCCGCGACTCCAAATAATTCGATTTCTAATCTTTCATCCTTAGGAGCAGGCTCGTGTTTTCCATCAACCCATCTTCCCACACCAGGTTGTCTTCTGTTACCACGGCCAAATCCACCGCTGGAGTTACCACGACGGCCTCCGCCAAATCCGTTACCATTCCCACTGCCATAGTTGCTACGACGGCCATTGTTACCGCCAAAACCTCCACCATTTGGTGTGGATCTGTTTGAACGACCACTTCCAAAAGtgtcgtcatcatcgtctcCACCTCCTACTCGGTTGCGGCGGTGAGGAGGAACGTATCCGCTAGCCCCTCTGCGACCGGATCCGTTGGAATTAGTCGAGGGCGATTCGCCCTGGCTGACAGAAAGGTTGTTCATTTTCTGGGTAAGATCAGTCATATTGTACTGTTTTTTTTAAGTTATTCTTTTCGTTCGTTATTCTTTCTGTATAATACAGTTAAATTCGATTATCTATAAGTTGGATGAGTATAAATTAATATATCAAATACCAAAGTTGTGAAGTTACTTGTGTAGATAAAATTTTTTCTCTGCAAAATTTGCCTGAGAAAATTCTGCATAACATCGGGTATAGACACGACTCTGGTATTGCTTTTTCCGTTTGTGTCATCTACCATGACCGATAACGTGTGAACACACTCTAAAGAAGAATGGTGAAGAAGTAGATAGAATAGTGGAGAACTTTGTAGAAGCTATTGGCTTACACTGGCGGGTGGTCAATTAAAGTTCATAATTTCTATATGGTTAGCTAGGCGAGGGCATATCACGTGAGAACCTCAAATCGTTAAACTCAAAGAAAGTTTGAGTGGCCACTGTTATCGGATGAAGACGAACCGAATGTTACATGGGCATTAGGGTGAGCGAAACAGTGCCTGTCTTCCAAGTTCGTATAAGATATCGTGTGGGACGGAGGTGTACTGAGCCCTCCGCCGAGGGAGGGCAAAAATGGGATGTCTTCTTCGGTGTCACTGGGTGTAGACATACCCGTTCCAATTTCTGAACAATCAGAAGCATTCACATTGGTGCCGTTGGGTGTAAACTGTGCCGTGTTAACTCTGAGTGGATAATCGTTAAGGTTTTTAGATGTCGTAGTAGACGCGTCAGTGACAGTAGCAGATTGTGGAGTTGTAGATGCAGGTGCAGTTGTAGTAACGGGGATAGGAATACCTACTCGACCCAGACTATTGCGTGTACTTGAGCTGTATTGGCTTGTGTTTTCTTCGGGATTTTCGTCGCTGAAATTGATATCATAGTCCGCATTATCATTGTCGATAGTTATTGAGGCATTTAATGATAAGCTCTCTATTTGCAGTTCCACATCTTCATTTGAATCATTCAACTTGTAGTCACTGAATGGCCGTTGTTGTTTCCGTACATTCCAGTGCAAGTTTCGACTCACACTGTCAATGTACtctgttttggaagaaatcaccGTTGGAAATGGAAATGGTGATGCCTGGATAGTTACGTAATCTCCTTGTAACAACTCAGTACGGACCTTACCATCAAAAGAGGCCCAAGCAGTCAGTCTACTAGCAAAAGGGACCTTGACTTTCAAAAACATTCCGTCCGGTAAGAGAATAGGCCGAAACGAGAGTGTATGAGGACAAATTGGTGTAACGCTTATAGCACTGACCCCGGGATGAACAAGGGAACCTCCGGCAGAAAGAGAATAAGCTGTAGAGCCGGTAGGAGTTGCGATAATAAGTCCATCAGCTTGTGCTATTGTCAACAATGAACCATCTCCATATAATTCAAGGTTAGTCACATACGGACTGGGACCTctatcaacaaccaattCATTCAACACCTGTTGTTCACACACCAATTGTCCATCCAGACGATGAACTCTGGCAGTGAACCGCATACGAAGATTTGCTCGGACTCCACTTTCTAGCACGCTCAACATCTTTGAGCGGAAGTCATCAAAGCGGAAATTAGTAAGaaatccaagtgatcccaAGGCAAAACTGATAACTGGAGGTACAATCCTCTGAAACAAGTTTGATACATATAACACTGTTCCGTCACCTCCCAAAGTCAATACGAGATCAAAAATCTCAGGGTTGTTGATAGTAAACTCCTTGGTCCAAAACTTGACATATTGACGAGCGGTTGGAACACTTTCCACTAAACCTGAATAATTAAACCTCTTCAGAGCTTCTAGCTTCGAGTCCACATAAATGGTGATGTTTTTGTTCCGTTTTAAAAACCACTCTACAACTTCTCTGGTTAAAAATATCAATGAGTTATCACGGGCTTTGGTAACCACCATGATGGTTTTCACATCAAGATGGATGGTCGCCTTAGAAAGGTTTCTGGCCAACATACGCACACCATTGGCTGTCTCCGCTAACTCGGTGTGTGATCTGACTGACTTCAACTCGTCGtggttcaacttgttgaggACAGTAGATGGCGCACGTTTTATCTTATTCACTTGCTCACAGTACAATTTGTTGTGTATCTTGGGGGGAACACGGCGGATGGATGACCCATCTGGTGAAGTACTTCTCAGCGACAGGCCACCTTCTCTTAGCGACTTACGGTGCTTTCGAACACCATTTTTGTGAGCGCCTCCGGAGGGCTTTCGTGAAACAGCACTGCCCGGGGCTACAGCGACGGGGGAAGATGGCACTAAAGGTGCCTCCTTGGTAGGCTCGATGGCAGTAGACTTTGGGGACACCGCAATGGCCATATCAGCTTCGGTAGTGGTGTCTAAGAGGATGTCCGAATCTTTGGCGGTCATGAgtcttccaccaagaactgGAAACACTATCGGAAAGGGAAAATGTGTGCAGGAAACGTCAATATGTACGTCACAGAACCAGTGGCGGTTATTTTTGGGTTACCGAGAGGGAATTGAAGTCTATCCAATGGAGGATGGAAAGACTATTTGTTAGTTTGTGCTCGGGCAGTATGAGTAATAAAGTTAGGGGCGTTTCGCGATTTTCGAAGAGCTGCAAAAAGGCCAGTCGCTAACATTGACCTACGAAGCTTTCTAGAATAGGTGTGAAATTCAATATTAACGATACTTTAATCATTTGCAAACAAGCTAAACTATATCCATATGTAATAAGATACGGGTGACTAGTTCTAGCTAGTTCACCTCCAGAATTCGGCATTTCCAACCACTagatttctccaacaatgGCAAAGAAGCTCCCAAACACCAACCCAATTCGTTGTTGTTAATTGTCTTTGCAGTTCTGAGTTCTCTGTGCAAGGGGATATCGTAGCCAGTGTGTAACATGGCGGTGATGAACGATAAGTCCAAACACCATTGGGGCTCTTTATTCAACTTGCCCACCCCGTCATCAAGAAGCACACTTCCCCAAAACGCTTCACCCCCACATACAactttggccaattcaCTCAACTCTCCAACAGTGAAGCTGGATGGGAATCCCAATGGGTTGGTAGTGTCGTAGAAGTATGAGAAAACATACATGTCATTTAAGGCATTGAAAGACTTTGTTAAGGAAGGTTGGTAAATCCCATTAAAGGAACATGGACTTTCTGAGCACTCGATATCCTTGTTCAATACCTTCTCAGCAAGGAACCGACAGTTGGCACCGGCGTGAATAGAAGAGTCAGCCTCTGGTCCTTTCATATTGACCAAGTAGAATTCATCCTTGgcaagttcaacttgaacattcTCAGCCACCACTCCTGGAGCAATGCAAGCATTATTTAATGTAACCAGAGCCTTTTGGTCTTTTAATTCATCTTTCTTGGTGTACTTTTTCAATTTAGTACCGGATTTCAATGCCAGTTCAACTACCACTCCATGAACCTTGTTGCGGCCCTGCATCAATCCGTATCCCAAGTGAGAGTATTGATATAACGTGTAGTCTCTGTTTCCAAACGAAATCTGGTAGTTGTGATCTCCATCGGCCATAGTTTCACCCAGAGAGAACTGAGGCTCAAACACAATTTGAGTTGAACCACCTCCCAAGTCAAACACAGCAGCAGTAGGAGTCTTTTCAGCACCTCCTATGTTACCCAACAAATAGTTGGCGGTGACCCAAGCGTAAACACCTTCATCTGCACCGTCCATCATAGAAATTCcatctccttcaacaactgcGAATGGGTAATCTTTTTCCAAGTGGCTCCTTACttccttcaagatattAGCTGCCTTTTCTTCTCCCAACAAACGTAAACCAGCTGTGGCCTTGACAGCTACAGGAGTACAACCTTGTTTATCCTTTGGTACAGTATTAACAGcctcttccaacaactcgtcTAAAGAATGGGCTGCTCCCACAGTGTCGGTGTCAAATGAAGAAAGGCCAGGTTTATTCATCTTGAACGTTTCTTGGATCAACGCTGGAGGCAGAACACATGAATCAAACTCGTAAACATGAACACGCAGTCCAGTAGATCCAGCATCGATCATTACCACAAAGTCTCTGCTGTTACAAGCACCATTAGTTTTGCCCTTTGCAACAGAACCAGAGTCTCCGTACTTCTCGTTTCCAAGACCTTTGTTTGCTGTTCCCTTAGGTGGTTTCAACGCAGAGTCAGAACCGGCTCCTTCCAACGAAAGCTTTTGGGCCAGGGACTTTTCACTGTTGGATGTGTCAGCCACAACGCCACCTTTGAGCCCAGTGTCGGCCTTGTATTTGCCGCTTCCACCAGAAGATGAGCCTCCTGAAAGGGGCTTGCCAGCCGCGTAAGGAGCCTCAGTACCAACATGAGGCTTTCCTTGAAGTGTGTTCTTATCTTCCTCATCGGTAGAGAATGGCACAGCATCGGCAGCCTTTTCCTTCACCTTTTGGACCAGAGTGGAGATGGGACTGTAAGAcgaagatatcaccaaagCCACAACCGTGATCAAAGCTATGAGTGGCACGATCAAACGAACATTTCGTGTGGAAAGCATTGTTAACTATTAGAATTTTTGAATCGCGTTCTTTGTTTGGGAACAGGTTTGCCGATTTCAATTCATTTTGTCTCGTGCACAGGCAAATTGAAAGGAAGTAGAGGTTTGTGGTGTTTAGAATGGTTTAAAATAGAACCCTGCAGAGGTGACCTTTAAGGATTGACTACATAACTTCACGTGGTTTATGAAGAAATGTTTcagtttttttttcacagttttttgaaggatttgGTCAGCACCTATCAGGGTTCACGTTAATCTATTATTGCTTAAACGCTAATTCTCGAAACCCTGTCACATTGATGTAAATCTATAAAAACAAGCCAACTTCTAAATATTGGAAGTTTATGAAAGAACCCCGGAACAGTTTAAACCAATTAAAATGTAGCATTTATAAGATTTTCCCCTTATTGGCTCTCATACAATTAACAGAGCAACACCCaaaattttgcagcaagACAAATGCCAAAAGCAATTACCATGAGATCATGGACCACCATAATTGCTTGCTCCCAATTAAAACTATATAAAGACCCCACAGTAATTATTCATACCCATCCATCAAAATGTTCCGTTCTACCGTATCCAAATTATACAGACAACCTACAAGATCTTTACACTACAGCAGACCAACCTACTCTGTGGTTAGTGGTGTGAAAGAGACCTTAGAAAAGGCCAATAAAAAGACTGGCGAGTTTTTGGCTGCCACTATGGAAACTGCTGAAAAGACTCCGGAAACCGTCGGAGATGTTGCTGAAAAGGTCAACAAGAAGACTGGTAAAGTGTTGGCTGAAGGCATGGAAAAGGTTCAGAGGGTTGCACCCAACAATTTAAGTGAAGCAGCTGATAAGGCCAACAAGAAAACCGGTGAAGTATTAGCTGACGGAGTGGAAAAGGTGAATGCTGGCGAACACTTGGACAGAGTTCGTGAAAACGCTAAGGGCTACAAGAATTTACAGGATAAAGGACTGAAGGCTGAGTCTGAACAAAACCGTCCAGAGGATGGAGTTTGATTTAAATAGATTTATTAAAATGTATGAAACTTGAAGCATTTGCTAGTTATTATGTCGTGTTATGGTCGTTAATTTGAACTAAAGATTTTAGTACTTCTTGAATTCTTCCACCATGGGATTCACATTTTCCACCATCTCTGGTGCAGGGGCATGTTGTTGGAATGGGAGTTGAGGCTGCTCTGGGCCAATTTGCTTAGGAGTAGACCGTCTTTCAATTACCGTCAAGTAGTTAGACGGTACATATCCCACCTTGCCGGAACGAGATCTTACTTTCCACCACTTACTTTCGTTACCCAAGGGATCGAGGCGTGATAACACTGCTACCAAATCATTAGGTTTCAACTCAATTTCAATATTAGGATTCTCAGGGTTGAATTCATATAAAGCTTTAGCAAATTGCAAATTGGAAGGGTCTAAAGCACCATTTACACCATCACGGGGCTGCTGCTGGGCTAAAGCCCTCCTTTGTTGCTGTTCATTTATCTTTTGGATTGCCTTACTCAATAAGTATGGGAAGCCAATCGAAGCcgccaaaaacaaaagtAATGGCTTGAGTGAGATCCGGCTTTTACCCGATGATGTACGGCGAAGGTTATCTTCAAGCTTTTTTTGGTTGGTTTCAAACTTACTaaattctttcaagttaAGTCCATAGTTATAAGTACGGCCTGTTACTTTATagaacaacttcttggcGAAATTTATCAAGGCATAGATTCCAAGCAACGATCCGAGCGCGtttttcaagtttccaAACTGCTCCGCCAACGACACCATCGTGAAAAACGACGAGTGCGTCGCCATATACGTTGCTTCAAGCATCTGTGCAAACCCTCCGACGGCTCCAATGATCAGTTCAATCAACTGAAACGTCGCTTGAGTTCCCTCGGCCAACCCTCCAGCCATACCTTGTTGTCCGTGCATTCCTCCGCCATAACCTCCCATACCATACATACTACTTCCGTAGCCACCCATGCCATACATACTGGATCCATATCCTCCCATACCGTACATGCTGGATCCATAGCCACCCATACCACCCATACCGCCCATTCCACCACCATACATGCTAGAGCCATATCCCCCGCCGTAAGATGAACCGTAACGGGACCCATAGCCGGTGTTCGAACCATACGACAGGGCGCCTGCGCCATACGGCGAAGTGTTGGACATCGCCGAGAGATCGGATGTGAGCCCACTAGGCCGTTCTGGAATGGCAGCTGAAGTTGCCGCTGCTTctgagtttgtggatgttggCATAGCAGAGGATGACAAGGATGGGGGCACTTGCGGAGCCGTAGCACTGGAGTCACCACCCGCGAGAGCCGCCAGCGATGTGCCCGACGACGCTTCCCatggttttcttcttggtaCTGCCATTAGATATTAAAAACAAGCGTTCGATGACAGAAAAAATATTGAGAAATTGTGAGAAACGGATGATTTTGGGCGGGGCGAACACAGTTGAATGTGAAAGCGAGGATGAAAAAGTGCGACGATGACAAGAGATAGATCAGATATATAATGGAAAGAAGacattgatgaagagtttTTCTGGAATCATAGATCGAAGAGGTGCTTGTGCAAATGTGATGGGGTACCCATCCAATATTCTCTATGATTTTCTAGTTGTATATTGTTCTGTTTGGTCGTACACTCGtgaaatggctgcaaatctTATGGAAGCGGCTCAGACGAACTAGATAACCGATTCAAATGCAAGTACACGTCAGTTCCGTAGCCTTCCatggaaatcaactttAAGTCTCCCCCGAAGTATTGGGCATAGAGTCGAGAAATAGGTAATCCGTACCCAAACCCAGCCATGGGTGCTTTAAATGATGTTTGGTTATATTCCGAATCCAACACTGGGGTCTGCGAGACGGTAGTGTATAAGTAAGTCCAGATCAACGGGATTTCACTCCGCGGGattccaccaccttcatCACTAATCTTCACAGCGATATCTTCGCTACCTTCACTGATAATCACCTTAACAGGAGGGAACTTAAGATCATTGATATCGATGTCTTCGGGTTTCAAGTCGGGGTTCTTCTCGATCATCTTCTGTTTAAGTCGCGGAGTATGGAACTCAATGGTGGCTCTTAGACTATTTTTCAATGTCTCAAAGAGCATATGGATCAAGTGACCTGGAACATACATAAACTGGATTTCGTTTTtagtcaaaatcaattggATTTCGGGACAATCAAATAATCCGTAATACTCTTCACAGATGTACTTTGCAGTTTCAATGGCA
Above is a window of Yamadazyma tenuis chromosome 1, complete sequence DNA encoding:
- the UTR1 gene encoding NAD(+) kinase (EggNog:ENOG503NUE8; COG:G; BUSCO:EOG09261EAB), with the translated sequence MLSTRNVRLIVPLIALITVVALVISSSYSPISTSVQKVKEKAADAVPFSTDEEDKNTLQGKPHVGTEAPYAAGKPLSGGSSSGGSGKYKADTGLKGGVVADTSNSEKSSAQKLSLEGAGSDSALKPPKGTANKGLGNEKYGDSGSVAKGKTNGACNSRDFVVMIDAGSTGSRVHVYEFDSCVSPPALIQETFKMNKPGLSSFDTDTVGAAHSLDELLEEAVNTVPKDKQGCTPVAVKATAGLRLLGEEKAANILKEVRSHLEKDYPFAVVEGDGISMMDGADEGVYAWVTANYLLGNIGGAEKTPTAAVFDLGGGSTQIVFEPQFSSGETMADGDHNYQISFGNRDYTLYQYSHLGYGLMQGRNKVHGVVVESALKSGTKLKKYTKKDELKDQKASVTLNNACIAPGVVAENVQVELAKDEFYLVNMKGPEADSSIHAGANCRFLAEKVLNKDIECSESPCSFNGIYQPSLTKSFNALNDMYVFSYFYDTTNPLGFPSSFTVGELSELAKVVCGGEAFWGSVLLDDGVGKLNKEPQWCLDLSFITAMLHTGYDIPLHRELRTAKTINNNELGWCLGASLPLLEKSSVLGGRLMTAKDSDILLDTTTEADMAIAVSPKSTAIEPTKEAPLVPSSPVAVAPGSAVSRKPSGGAHKNGVRKHRKSLREGGSSSRSTSPDGSSIRRVPPKIHNKLYCEQVNKIKRAPSTVLNKLNHDELKSVRSHTELAETANGVRMLARNLSKATIHLDVKTIMVVTKARDNSLIFLTREVVEWFLKRNKNITIYVDSKLEASKRFNYSGLVESVPTARQYVKFWTKEFTINNPEIFDLVLTLGGDGTVLYVSNLFQRIVPPVISFALGSLGFLTNFRFDDFRSKMLSVLESGVRANLRMRFTARVHRSDGQLVCEQQVLNELVVDRGPSPYVTNLELYGDGSLLTIAQADGLIIATPTGSTAYSLSAGGSLVHPGVSAISVTPICPHTLSFRPILLPDGMFLKVKVPFASRSTAWASFDGKVRTELLQGDYVTIQASPFPFPTVISSKTEYIDSVSRNLHWNVRKQQRPFSDYKLNDSNEDVESQIESLSLNASITIDNDNADYDINFSDENPEENTSQYSSSTRNSSGRVGIPIPVTTTAPASTTPQSATVTDASTTTSKNLNDYPLRVNTAQFTPNGTNVNASDCSEIGTGMSTPSDTEEDIPFLPSLGGGLSTPPSHTISYTNLEDRHCFAHPNAHVTFGSSSSDNSGHSNFL
- the PEX13 gene encoding Peroxisomal membrane protein PAS20 (COG:U; EggNog:ENOG503NVUD), whose translation is MAVPRRKPWEASSGTSSAALAGGDSSATAPQVPPSLSSSAMPTSTNSEAAATSAAIPERPSGLTSDLSAMSNTSPYGAGASSYGSNTGYGSRYGSSYGGGYGSSMYGGGMGGMGGMGGYGSSMYGMGGYGSSMYGMGGYGSSMYGMGGYGGGMHGQQGMAGGLAEGTQATFQLIESIIGAVGGFAQMLEATYMATHSSFFTMVSLAEQFGNLKNALGSLLGIYALINFAKKLFYKVTGRTYNYGLNLKEFSKFETNQKKLEDNLRRTSSGKSRISLKPLLLFLAASIGFPYLLSKAIQKINEQQQRRALAQQQPRDGVNGALDPSNLQFAKALYEFNPENPNIEIELKPNDLVAVLSRLDPLGNESKWWKVRSRSGKVGYVPSNYLTVIERRSTPKQIGPEQPQLPFQQHAPAPEMVENVNPMVEEFKKY
- the DED1 gene encoding DEAD-box ATP-dependent RNA helicase (COG:A; EggNog:ENOG503NUJV) — its product is MTDLTQKMNNLSVSQGESPSTNSNGSGRRGASGYVPPHRRNRVGGGDDDDDTFGSGRSNRSTPNGGGFGGNNGRRSNYGSGNGNGFGGGRRGNSSGGFGRGNRRQPGVGRWVDGKHEPAPKDERLEIELFGVAEDPTFQSSGINFDSYDDIPVEATGNDVPEPITAFTAPPLDPLLVENVILSRFTKPTPVQKYSVPIVAGGRDLMACAQTGSGKTGGFLFPVLSESYMNGPATIPEMSGAFSSHKVYPTALVMAPTRELVSQIYEEAKKFSYRSWVKPVVVYGGADIYPQLKNLERGCDLLVATPGRLKDLLERGRVSLANIKYLVLDEADRMLDMGFEPQIRHIVQECDMPGVQDRQTLMFSATFPRDIQLLARDFLKDYIFLSVGRVGSTSENITQKILYVEDDEKKSVLLDLLSADENGLTIIFTETKRMADNLADFLYDQEFPATAIHGDRSQYEREKALASFKSGKAPILVATAVAARGLDIPNVHHVVNYDLPNDIDDYVHRIGRTGRAGNVGIATAFFNRNNKNIVKGLVELLGEANQEIPDFLQKISRESSGGMRGGSSRGGSSRGGRGPIRDFRRSGGAGGSGGSNWGNGGSSGGSWGQTSWGGSGNGGYNSGSAVPKISLRDFDNRREEIKQQLYEAATNVGFFVLKDQESPSIQDIEKAFAHSADFFAKPDDVKNKRPFVKLENCGYEFQAQVRPSTGTPDLKESLQLQYHKKDEYWPDTDDMGEDWATFIQQFMQKNQELSMKVLSCLAESLGFESDFFTTAHQIEKTTAQSTLRLLHYPDITGQHIAPNSWRAGAHTDFDVMTVLYQRTGDLGLEVCPGREAHTSFASGDTWYPVEAQTGEIVINIGDMLMSWSDDTLKSNFHRVRTPMVGENQKSRYSIAWFNQANKDVVIQGPNKKYEALTAKEYITNAMKRNFAKLSEKQEQLAVKSS
- a CDS encoding uncharacterized protein (EggNog:ENOG503P8G8), which gives rise to MFRSTVSKLYRQPTRSLHYSRPTYSVVSGVKETLEKANKKTGEFLAATMETAEKTPETVGDVAEKVNKKTGKVLAEGMEKVQRVAPNNLSEAADKANKKTGEVLADGVEKVNAGEHLDRVRENAKGYKNLQDKGSKAESEQNRPEDGV